ACAGGGGCAAAATAGTACAGGAGCAAACCGCCAATACCGTTCCAGAAACCGAAGCGACACCGTAGGCGAGAATCTTATTCGCCTTCGGGCCAAGGTATTTCATCACCGAAGCCTGACTGACAAATACACCCACCGCACCGGCGATCAGGAACGCCGGCATCAGGCACAACAATACATGTTCCTGGGCGTACCATCGCGCCAGATACAACGCTTCCCACAGCGGGCTGCTCGGCCACAGCGAGGCACTAATCGCCTCAACGGGCAGATAGTAACAGGCTAAAAAGACACCGATGATCAACCCTACGGATTTCCATTCACGATTCCACTGCATGACTTGACTCTTCTCTTTGGGGGGTTAATCGCGGCCACTGCCAAGAACGTGCAGATAGCGCGTATGTTGCTCTTCAATCACGGCTTCGACGCAATCAAAAAAGTTCATCACACAGGGGACAGCCAAAGAGTAAAAAACCTGATTGCCCCGCTTTTCATCGCGAATAATGCCGACCTGTTTAAGTTGTGACAAATGCTTGGACATGGTTGAGACATCAACACCAACCATCGAGGTTAACTCGCTGACACTGTGTTCCTGTTGTTCAAGCTGATCGACAATAAACAGCCGGGTTGGATGGGCCAGTGCCTTTAAAATTCGTGCCCGAGCTTCAAAACGTTCTTTTTTGATCTGTTCCATTAGTGTTGTCCTTTCACTGTTTGGCTATTTGGCATTTTAGCCAAATAGCCAAACACGTCAAGAGAAAAATCATTCACTCAACGCAACAAAATGTTCAAACAAATCAAAAAATAATCCCGTGAGAAACAAGAAATGAAAGAAACTCAACAAGTCACACAATGATCGCTCGAACAATCACTCCTTGTGTTCGAGCGTTAAATTTTCATTCTTGAAAATGGCTGACGGATATCCTGCTGTTTCTATAGGTCAGTTTGCCAAAACGAAATCCATTGAAACAAAACAGATCGAGTTAAAAAAGGGAAAACCACCCTGTCACGACTTCAAAATTGTCATATTCACACCAAAAACCACCCCTTCAGGCAAAAAATATTCTAATTTGACCAAATAATCGATCTCATGCACTCTCTAATGATTGTTATAATTATATTAATATATGCAGGAGGGGTCCCATGTTTAAAAATCTAAGTCTCGCAAAAAAGCTCTCTGTCGGTTTCGGGGTGATTCTCGTCTTATTGATCATTGTCGGGGCAATATCGTACAACACACTCTATACATCTTCTCTCGGTTTTAAAAAATATCGCGCCATGGCCCGTGACACCAACCTGGCCGGGCGCGTTCAAGCGAATCTATTGATGGTTCGCATGAACGTCAAAGATTATATTATTACCGCCAGCGGAAAAGATTTTTCCGAGTATGAAGAATATTGGCAAAAGACTTCTGAATTCATGGCTGCGGCGCAAAAGGAGATTCAAGTACCTCAACGTGCCCAACTTATCGACCAAATTGACGAGGAACTGCAAAGCTACAACAAGACGTTTTTAAGCGTTGTCCAGCATATCCAGAATCGCAACAAGCTGGTGCACGGCATCATGGAGAAACAAAGGCCGACCATTGAACAAAATTTGACTGCGATCCTTACTTCCGCCAAGGAGGATAATGATATGATCGCAGCATATGGGGCGGCTCTCGCGTTACGCCACTTACTATTGGCAACATTCTACGCAGAAGAATACCTCGACACCAACGAGAAAAGCGCTGTTGAACGCGTTAAAACAGAGTTTTCTGAGATGGATTCAGTCCTCTCTCAACTTGACCACGACCTGCAAAACCCACACCGGCGACAGCTGCTTAGCGAAATTGTCCAGGGTAAAGCAAGCTACGAAGATGCATTTACCAAAGTGGTCACCATCATCGGCGAGCGCAATAAACTCATCCATGAAAAACTCGACGTGATCGGCCCCGAGATCGCTCACATGATCGAACAGGTAAAACTGGATATCAAAGGGGAGCAGGACACACTTGGCCCGCAATTGCAGCACGACAATCAGCAGGCGGTGACAATCATCATCACGCTGGTTCTTATCTCCGTCGGAGCAGGAATCACCGCCACGATTATCATTGTCCGCAATCTAACCAAACCGATTATTGCCGGCATCGGCCTCGCAAACAAAATCGCTCATGGCGATTTCAGTCAACGTCTGAGCATTGAACAACGCGATGAGATCGGCCAGATGACTCAAGCTCTAAATGATATGGCCGAAAGCCTGTCACAAAATGCGGTTGCTGCAGAGCAGATTGCTGAAGGCAATCTTGACGTCGAGGTCAAGCTGGCTTCCGCAGAGGATCAGCTGGGACTTGCGCTGCAAAAAATGGTCAACGGTCTTAACAACAGCCTGGGGCAGGTGCAAACGGCAAGTTCCCAAATCTCCTCGGCAGCGGACGAAATTGCCGATGCCAGCCAGGCCCTGTCTCAAGGTGCAACGGAGTCTGCCAGTTCTCTGGAAG
This is a stretch of genomic DNA from uncultured Desulfuromonas sp.. It encodes these proteins:
- a CDS encoding metalloregulator ArsR/SmtB family transcription factor — encoded protein: MEQIKKERFEARARILKALAHPTRLFIVDQLEQQEHSVSELTSMVGVDVSTMSKHLSQLKQVGIIRDEKRGNQVFYSLAVPCVMNFFDCVEAVIEEQHTRYLHVLGSGRD
- a CDS encoding methyl-accepting chemotaxis protein, which translates into the protein MFKNLSLAKKLSVGFGVILVLLIIVGAISYNTLYTSSLGFKKYRAMARDTNLAGRVQANLLMVRMNVKDYIITASGKDFSEYEEYWQKTSEFMAAAQKEIQVPQRAQLIDQIDEELQSYNKTFLSVVQHIQNRNKLVHGIMEKQRPTIEQNLTAILTSAKEDNDMIAAYGAALALRHLLLATFYAEEYLDTNEKSAVERVKTEFSEMDSVLSQLDHDLQNPHRRQLLSEIVQGKASYEDAFTKVVTIIGERNKLIHEKLDVIGPEIAHMIEQVKLDIKGEQDTLGPQLQHDNQQAVTIIITLVLISVGAGITATIIIVRNLTKPIIAGIGLANKIAHGDFSQRLSIEQRDEIGQMTQALNDMAESLSQNAVAAEQIAEGNLDVEVKLASAEDQLGLALQKMVNGLNNSLGQVQTASSQISSAADEIADASQALSQGATESASSLEEISSSLDELAAQTKTNAEHSGQANILADNAKLAAEKGNRQMQSMVTAMTEINDSSQNISKIIKTIDEIAFQTNLLALNAAVEAARAGQHGKGFAVVAEEVRNLAARSAKAAQETAELIESSVAKTNNGSDIAEQTATALEEIVGEIGKVSELISEITVASKEQAEGVSQINIGITQIDQVTQQNTASAEQSAAASEELSGQANQMQEMLKQFRLRKTAQRTSLAPSAPAVQTPQLSSGWGSAQH